The following proteins are co-located in the Seriola aureovittata isolate HTS-2021-v1 ecotype China chromosome 7, ASM2101889v1, whole genome shotgun sequence genome:
- the fxyd3 gene encoding phospholemman — protein MSKICALVLMTLVSLVSAEEQNSEDNPFTFDYHRLRVGGLILAAVLCLIGITILLSGHCRCKFNQDKRRRTGSNAQQMLSDQGRACDC, from the exons ATGTCAAAGATCTGTGCTTTGGTGTTGATGACAC TTGTGTCACTGGTGTCTGCAGAGGAACAGAACT CGGAAGATAACCCATTCACTTTTG ACTACCACAGACTGCGTGTTGGAGGCCTGATTCTAGCTGCTGTCCTCTGTCTCATTGGCATCACCATCCTGCTCA GTGGCCACTGCAGATGCAAGTTCAACCAGGACAAGAG AAGGAGGACAGGAAGCAATGCTCAGCAGATGCTCTCCGACCAAG